In Rhodamnia argentea isolate NSW1041297 chromosome 5, ASM2092103v1, whole genome shotgun sequence, the DNA window GGCGGAGgctgctttttgtttttggttttttttttttttggaggaaaaataGGTTCTTCATGATTAGGGGGGTTTCAATGTTGGGGGGTGATGATGGCCCAGAAGAGTTTTTCTGTAATAAAGAAGATAATCATGGACCCAATCTGATGAAGACATGTTTGTCCCCGGCTCAATTAAAATATTGTTTGGAGTGAGAGTTATGGTGGCTTACGATTCTGTGTAATGATGGGTTGTGGCTGCTCTATCGATTCCTGATTCAATGACATGAGGCTCTCTTGGGTCTACATCCAACACCTGGTGTGAAGACttaatggaggaggaggacgcaaTACTGATAAAGAATTGCCAATTGGTCATCTGAATTTTATTGGCTTGGTTTGGTCGCCTGTGAAATCATACCATGGCCACGGAACAACTCGTCATATCTCGACAGAATACTTCGCTTTCTTCCCTGAACACGCATCTCTCTAGAATAATAATGTCTGTCGGATAAGCCCCTAGGAACTTCAGAGGTGAATAAACGCAGGAATTGAAGTTTAACAAAGCTTATATTCCGTTGTTGGCCAAATTACACCATTTATCAAGTCAAACTCATCTTGCAAATGGAAGAAGCATTAGCGTTGGTGTCCTCGAATGGTGATGTTCAATCCTGCCATCGTATCAGAACTATTGCAAAGGATTTCAGTCTATCTAGATGGAAGGAGTCAACATCATGAAAAGAATTTTGAACAATACAGATTCATCTTGACATTCTTCAGTACATACGTAGAGATATCTCCTGATATACTCTTTTATCATTTCCAGACGGTATTGACAAAGAAATGTTAAAAACACATGGAAGTTTTCGAAACCATGGCCAGGCCGCTAACCATATTATCTCGTTCGCAAAGGAAAGTCTTGTAACGATGTAAAGGTAGATGTATATTCTTCTAACAGAGTAAAAGGGAACAGCAGCGTAATTAGGGTAGGCATAGGCCGGctgagaagaagagaaatgatgcaaatttatttttaggagaTACAGCCCATCACGGCAGTAATAAACCTCACAAATCATGTGACTTTAGCAACACATTTATCCTCCATCAACAGGGTAGATTCAACTTATCAATGCCAGTATCATACCATGTGCCCCATTAAACTAACAGAATGGATCTGCCAAATAGTTTCCTGCAACATCCACGCTCTAGCACATACAAAATTTTATGTTCTGACGCAATTCCATGACATCATCCTGTCAGCTTTATGAATCTCTCATCGGATCATTCTCATACAACATTGCTCGCCATTCTGTACATGCCAGACCCTCAAGAAAGTAAGCATAGCCATGGCTTTAATCAGAGAGGTGTGATAAGGATACAGCGAAGAAACTAAGACCTGTTTGTAAGTTCCCTAATGAGATGATTTCTCTGCATGTCCCTTTACAAACAACTTGCTGATATCTTCAGTGACAACATTGCTCCTAggagaaaaaagacaagaacCAACTCATCAGTCCTAATGCTTTCTTGCATCCACAGGAAACAAAGTTCGATAAAATGACCACTGAAATTACCAATCAGTTACAAGATGAAAATATTGTCTTTGAATCAGTGCGGAAGATTAAACTTACCAAGGTCCAGCATCAATAATCATCCAAATTATAAATCACAGTTCTAAACCACGTACTTCTAATGTGGGGCCGGAGGTTGATCCAACTCCGAGGAGACAGACTGTGGAAGTTTATACAGGAGGTTGATCTAAAAAGTCGCGCAGGCAGATTGCGTGTCATATGGCACATACTCATGTTAGGGTACTTGCATACATATTGGTACTTGTATCAAGGTATCCAAGTTGACTCAGTCAACACTGATTCAACTCAGTAGGTGTTTGTGTTCTTGTTCAGTGTTTGTTCTATGTAACTGCTTGTGCAGGTACAAGCCTCTATTGGTAATTTGTCTGGAATATTATATAATCATCTCTTCAATTACAGAGTTACTTTCCAGTGatctttttatctttaatttttttttctactgcAGCCACAATTACTTTTCTTTAACATAAAACACAGTAAATCTAACAAAATATACAAATATTCACATGTAGAATTGTAAATTGTTTTTTCATGACTTTCTAATCTTATAATATTCTTTTTCCTGTCTTCGCATTTTCAGAGGGAAAgtagaacaaaaaggaaaaaccaccTTTTTTTACAAGAACAAAAAATCTTATCTGCAGAGCAAAGGAGACATGTAATGCAGATGTCAAAGTCTAGTACGGACTAACCTTCCACTAAGCTGAGGAGGAACCAGCAGTCCATCAACAGTATCTGGAACATTCTTCATATGGGGTAATGTCCCCCTTGGCATTTTGCTGCGGGGAACAGATGAAGATAACGAATGAGACTCTCTCTTTCGCAGAGCACTTTCAGCCCTTGCTGCTGCAACTCTAGAAGCATGGTCACCACTGCTCAACGGAGAAGCCAATCCAGCCGGAGCATCCAACAAGAGGGAAGCATCAGGAAGTTTCTCAATAGGGGGCGCTGGTGAACCTGCTGTGGTTTCTAGCTGATGGTCTGATGCATATGATGATTCCCTATAGACAACACAACTGAAGATTACAAACCAAAAACACTCAAGCCTTGTTACATCCAGCAACAATTGCAAACTTTTGGCAGATCACGAAAAAGATGTACTGAATCTCTTACAGATCACTAGGAAAAACAGTCCTACCTTTATACCATGCTAACTGAAATGGGTAATCCAAATAACTAGTGCAACTTTTGACCATTTAATATAGCCAAACTCTTATGTCAATCTATATAGTAATAGGAAAACTTACTCAAAGTATGGAAActacgcctctctctctctctctctctctctctctctctcatagccAAACTCTTATGTCAATCTACATAGTAATAGGAAAACTTACTCAAAGTATGGAAActacctctccctctccctctccctctccctcactcccccccctccccgcccccctctctctctctctctctctctctctctccaccatcaacctttttgagaaaatttgtttATCGAGTCCCACTATAGCTTCATATACTTGTAATTGACCCAAAAAGCAATTAACCCTACATCCTCACCATAAAAGTGACACAAACATTTGATACCAACTATCAGTAGATCAAATAGGCTAAGGCAGTGAGCAAAATTTctaaacaaagggaaaaaaacaactcTACCATGCTTAAAAGATAGAAAAGAACATTGGCTAAATTGACAGTGGGATCAGACAATTATTCCCCTATCGGCTGCAAATGCTTAAACTTATATTCTTGAAAACGGAACCACTTACAGAGTGTCCCCATCTCCATAAAACTCTTAAGCAATGTAACCTTCTCTTTTAGAGCAACTTCTCAGATTATAAAGATGCATTTCAAAGTACATCACCTTCCGAATTGAAAAAACCAAGACGTATAATTCATGGCCAACATCACCAGACTCCAGCCATGGTGCACAATGTCCTTAAATTACAAATCATCATGTTCGAGCTATTTTCACCAGTTCTCCAAAGTTATcggcatttattttattttcaaagtgGAAACCCTATGTAGGGAAGAGGAATTTTGCACCTTCAAGTATGAGAATGGTATTTGCTTGTTCATTATATTATCACcacaaaaagaaaggataaaATCATAGAAATGTTGGAGCTCGAAGCAAAATCAAGTGAAATTCAATACAAGAACAAGCGAACCAAATAGCCAAAGCTGATCGACAACATTCGATTAGCACGACATAACTGGCTCAACTTGGTATGCAATCCCATGggtcaaagaaatgaaaataaaacaacaAGACAGAACTTTGAGGCTCATCACCGTGATTTTGGCAGAGCAATACTTAAGGGCGTTTATCAGAAGAGTTGTCAGTCGAAGCTATGAACAACCATCGACCGGAACACCCACCTAAGTAACTAACCAACAAACTAATTCTATCCGAGCTGGGGATCTAGGGCACAGTTGCTATGCCTCATGTCTCACACAGTATACAATCAGGATACGAAACACTGGACAAAGAGAACGGAACCCATCGTCGACGCTGACTCTGCCGTCGATTGCTACATCCCAGTATTCACAATCGCCAGGTGTTAGGTAACTTGGACGGAGCTCACATTGAACAGGGTAAAAGAGGGCACTCGCTTCCGTAATGTCGTAAGAAAATCTaccaagaaaaagggaaatatgCAGTCTTTCCGATCGAACTCCGTATCCTTAGAATCAGGAAATTTACCGGATCTGAGGAAGAGGCAGAGGAGAAGGCTGGGATTGAGCAAGTCGGGGTTTCGGGGCTTCTGGTTTCCTTCCTGTTTCCTCTTCTTCTACTTGTTCTTCGTTGTCTTCGTCCTCCGAAACGTCTTCGTCCGAAGAAGCGTCGTAGTCCACCAGagacatctctctctcctctctttgtgGGTCtctgtgtgtgcgtgtgtgtgtgcgcTTGGGGGGAATAAGGTTGCCTGTTATTTGACCCGTCCCATGTCGGCGGAGCGCTCGGGTAAAAGGAAGCGGAAAACCAGCAAAATTGAACGCTTTTCgagctaaattgacaaaagaaaatagagcAAGGAACAAAATGATGATGGACGAAAACTACACTAAAATTTGTGGTTTCCAGCAAAACCAACCGTATCATTTCTTGGTACATGATACTTAACAAGATATCTCAGTTTGTGAAAGTATCCATTTCCCTAGATGGTTTAAAAACTCTGTTGTCTATGGTGAAAGATAACTGAACGAATTAGGCCTGTATAGAGGGAGTGAAACATAGTTGCTTGCCACTCTCCAAACCATTGTCTATCATCACAACTCCaattttgtagaaattgaaccAAATTTGAGGTCCCCTTGTCATCGCAAGTGGTTCTGATTCGTGCGTCAAACCCTGTCGGATCCAGGGAAGACAGGATGCATAGATCTTGCGGCGCAAGTCATTCAGATGATTGTTTCGTTTTCGGCTGTTCGAGATGAATATGCAAAAAACTCTGCCGATTCTTCAATTTGCTTCCACtccttcataaaaaaaaaaaaaacttcaatctTACAGAGTCGATAGTGACCGTACAATTCCTATCCTACGTTGCCAACCGGGCTACTTTCTTGACTCCCCGCCAAACAAGCCCAAGTCTAACAAGCATAGATGCATCCCGACGCGCCAATCATCATTTCAGAGATGAGTTACAAGGAACATATTCCAGTGGACACAGAACACATTCCCGACGCCCCACCATTTCAGAAAAATACAAGCGACGAGGGACCATCTACTCCCATTGATATTCAGCCCAGGACCAAAAAAGGCTGCAACTGCATGCAGATGGAAGTGCATCATATCAAGGCTGTTGCCCGAGAAGCGATGGCCTGTAGAATGCGTGGGTTTGAGCTATCTCGATGAGATCTCGAGGATCATTCATGGATTCATCTCTCAATGCCTGAAGAATAGCTTCTGCTGGGAAATCCCTGCAAACAAATTGATAAAAATCACATTTTGCTGCTGTGCTCCCCCAACATCAATGACATATCAATGGTGCAGAGCAAAGTAATCTAATGAAATGCTATGCCGAAGTCTATCTAATTCATTGGACTGCGCATTTGCGCACATTACCTCCAAAAGGGCTTGCTGCATAGATGGAATTCGACATTTTTGCTACAACTCATCCATTCTTAGATATATAATACGCACGCATACAGTCCGGTCATCTTCAAATGTTTGGGCAAACAATTCAACAGAGTGTGGCTATCAAGCCCATGAAAGACACAGATCAATCAATTCACTTGGGTACACTACCTTCAATTTCTCTGATAcgagggaagagaaaaagggaCCCGGAAGAGGCACGAAATATAAGAGCTTTTGTTACCTCAGAATAAGAATTTTGTATAGTTTCTTCAAGATTGGGCACAGCTCCACAGGAGCCACTGGTTTCTTTTCTTCAGGATGCAGTACACTCAAGCATGACTCACTCAGCAGCTCGTAAAAGGCTTTCACGGCCGAGACTCCCTACAATCACAAACACAAGGCAGAACAATTGCATCACATAGTAAATTAGAAGTTAGAACGCGTGCCTTGCCTATGGATAAAACAAAATATTGTACCAAGAAATTTAGCAGTGGACAAACAATTCTTCCTGAAGCCCTCTCAATCACAAGATTGTTCATCCGAAAGCACTGGACTATCCAGCActacttttttatttggtcataTGTCCATCTAATTACGAATTGAAAATGAGTGACACGTGGTATAAATCTATCCTGAAGACATGATAATTGGAAGACACTCGT includes these proteins:
- the LOC115742210 gene encoding uncharacterized protein LOC115742210 codes for the protein MSLVDYDASSDEDVSEDEDNEEQVEEEETGRKPEAPKPRLAQSQPSPLPLPQIRESSYASDHQLETTAGSPAPPIEKLPDASLLLDAPAGLASPLSSGDHASRVAAARAESALRKRESHSLSSSVPRSKMPRGTLPHMKNVPDTVDGLLVPPQLSGRSNVVTEDISKLFVKGHAEKSSH